The genomic segment CGCGCGCCTAGCCCCTTTCCTCTCAATCACGGCTCATTCCCTGGTGCAACCTGCTGTGACCATCTGTCTCAgtctttttattcaaaaatacgAAATAATTCATTGTCTGATACAAACTCGAATCATTAATGGTTTACAGCGAAAATGTAAAACAGACAAAACATTGCTTTTACAGATGCAACGAAAAACATAAtttgactcgattattacagaaaagagcagaggagttccttgtatattcagttgatttaccgaaatcgagtccatcattggctgatttgccagtggtgtgtgagtttgctgacgtcaaacaaacggtgcattcttctgagtcagctgagtaattggcttagcaatactggagaaatctttaatgaatcggcgataatagcctgctaaatCCATAAAACTGTGTATTCTGATATCTCGAATACAGCATTTAGAACCagatatggacactatgaatttattgtcatgccgtttggtcttactaacgctccagctgtatttatgggattgatgaaccgtgtctttcagagaTTACATCAAAATGGTATATCAGTTATTTTACCATGATTGATCAAATGTTTTTTTACCATTTATCTGGTGATAATAATGGTTTTTCAATACATTATCAAACAATAAACTATAGTATTTATTTTGTGAGACTGTCTTATTAAATATATGACCACACatgtttttaaatgaaaaataattgtcGTAAAACATCAAATATATACGACTCGTTGAAAattataggaatcaaatctagATAATCCACATTCGAGCCCAAACTCAATCTCTTTACTTTCCAATAGATGAGCTGCTTGATTTGCTATATGCCTACAAAAGTTAAATAGAAGAGGGGTTAGTCTATATTATACCTGAAGATGGTATACCCTGAATACATCGAACACAGGCAATAATCTTATCTTACCAATTTTAGCCATCAAATTTCAGTAAACGTAGATTCAAAACAAAATCAAAAGAAGGGAAAAACACATttaatttatggattttttcaTTGCAATGACtatataaataaaatcaagaatttataatGTGTTttaaaaaatggaaaataaaaacacaaaattGTCCCCATATTATGGGATAATTCATAATTCTATCTTTGTAGTTTATATTTATtaccaatttcatatatctagtTTTGTATGTGTTAATTATATCTTTCTTGTCAAAGTTCAGATTATGTCTCTATTTCATTTCAACCATTAGTCTAGCGTTAAGAGTTTAAAATGGGTGCACGAGAGGACCACGTGACTTTATTCCTGGCTCTCAAATTGTCATTCAGCATTCTTACCTAAATTCATTCAACTACTATAAGCGACAATTATGAACGGTGTCACACATGCTCGATCGAATTTGGAGAGAAATTTCCAGATGTCAAGTGTCATCGTTTAAGATGCAGCGCAAGATGAAATTTTGGGATTTTCTATACTAGTAGTTTTATTTGGGGCAAAAAATTGGCAATCAACGTCATCAATTCTTGAATGCACCTACGTACGGAAGTGAGCTTTGCGGAGTTGTCTTTTTGGTTAACCAGACCTCTGTACTGTAAGTGCTCCATTTTGGTTTGTTGTTTGTTTGGCTAATGTTACTAAGTTTCTGCTGGGAGTCTCAAGTTATCCGTTCATTTTTCCTTGTTTCGATTGGAAAGAGTGATAGTTACCTATCTGCCCTCCCATGGGTTTCTAATCTTACCCGTTTTGAAAACCCTTTATATATCTGTTTTTAAAACTTTAGATGAAATGCATTTGGATTACTTGAATGAATTTAATATATCTCAAGTTGGATGAACAAAACTGTCTCATGAATGGTAGAAGATGGAAGCGAAATCCAAAGTTTCTGGTGCTAAATATGCTGCTGACATAACTTCAATAAGAGAAGCACAAGAACGCATCAGTCCATACGCATACAAAACTCCAGTCTTGTCCTCGGAGACTCTAAATTCTATCTCTGGAAGAAAACTTTACTTTAAATGTGAATTGTTTCAGAAAGGGTAAGGATTCGAATACGGATAGTGATCAAATTTAGATTATGTTATAGATCTTATCATTCTACAGTCCTATTACTCACATGCTGacatttttaatgatttttattttcaagttaATTGTTTGTTCTTTCCTTGTCACACTAGTGGAGCTTTTAAATTCCGAGGTGCATGCAATGCTGTGTTTTCACTTACAGATGATGAAGCAGCTAAAGGGGTCGTAACACATAGCAGGTTAATTCTAGGTTcacaaaaattatatcatttatTTCCTCTATATACTGATCCTAATGCTGAACTGTCTGGAATATAGCGGTAATCATGCTGCAGCACTTTCTTTGGCTGCAAAACTGCGAGGAATAGCTGCACATATAGTCATTCCAAAAAACGCTCCAAGATGTAAAGTTGAGAATGTGATGCGTTATGGTGGTCAGATTGTTTGGAGTGAGGCAGCTGTTACATCTAGGGAGAATGTTGCCTCCAAGGTTATGCAAGATTCCGGGGCTGTTCTCATTCATCCATATAATGACGGGCGTATCATGAGGTAGATATCCTGGAGTATTATGTCTTTTTATTCAAGAACAAATTATCAGTTTTTGCATGCAACATAGATTTGTTCTTTGTTGTGCATCAGGTTGTGTGCCGTAATTTTGAGCGCCACTTATCTGCTACCAATCAAAACGATTGTCCATGAACAACGCGTTTTTTTAGAAACAATATTAATGATTGTCTGCAACAAATGTTTTGAGACTTGTTATTCTGCTTGAGAGACTGTTCCATGCCCTCGTCTCTCCTCTCACATTCAAAATGTTTGTTTAGTTATGAGATAACAAGATTTAGATCAAGCACGAGCTTTGAAGTTACATATTTATTTGACATTCAACTTTCCAGCCAAATGCAACACCTTTTTTGATTCAACGTAGTTCATTGTCATACTCTTCCAACCAAAAGAAGAAATATATAGAAGGATGCCTGTGTTATCCATTACTGTGCCTAGCATCCTAGGAAATAAATGAGATGTTAAAAACATCCACGAAACGCATACTTTGACTTAATGGAATGACTTGCTTTCAGTGGACAGGGAACTGTATCTCTGGAGTTCTTGGAACAAGTTCCTCAACTTGACACCATAATAGTTCCAGTTAGTGGTGAGTTAACTCTCTCCACGAGCCATTCCTTCCAGAATGTTACATGGTTTTTTAAAAGTTTATACATTTTTGCCTTGAATTGTAGGGGGCGGTTTGATTTCAGGGGTGGCAATCGCTGCCAAGTCCATTAATCCTGCAATCCGAATATTGGCTGCTGAACCGAGGGGAGCAGATGATGCTGCTCGATCCAAGGAAGCTGGTAGAATTGTAACTTTACCCGAAACCAAGACCATAGCTGATGGTCTTCGAGCTTTTCTTGGAGATCTTACATGGTATAATAGCTAATGTTAAAACTATTGTTGGATTACTTCCTCATAGCTTGACTTGAGGGAAGAAAAGTAAGTGGTATCTAATGTGGAAGTATGATCAGAGAATGCACTtcacaatctcattatatttcAGAAAATGGTCCTGAGTGATTATTTGTGAACTTATCTCACCTCGTACATAACCAGAATCCACATGTATTTGTTTCATATCAAACTCAGGCGCATATATTCTCTGGTCTATGGCCTACCAGCGAGAGAATGTAAATGTATTAAAGTACAAAGCTATTGTTGCCGACTTCTAAGAATTGGAACTTTTGAAGAAAGTGATTCATAGCAGTTAATATCATGCCTAAAGAAGCTGAAAAATCTGTAAGTCTTGTGATTTGCATTTATTCAGGCCTGTTGTTCGAGATTTGGTGGACGACATCATCATAGTCGAGGACAAGGAGATAATAGAAGCAATGAAACTTTGTTACGAAATTCTGAAGGTCACGGTGGAGCCAAGCGGAGCCATTGTCTTGGCAGCTGTTCTATCCCACAATTTCAAGAACAATCCTAAATGGAGAGACTGCGGAACCATAGGCCTTATACTCTCAGGAGGCAATGTTGATTTGGATGTGCTCTGGAAAGCCTTCAGTTGATGAGTATGTTTCATTTTGTccagaaaatttttagatctcaaaactttgtgtaatttttttaacaagATTAACTTTGTTCATCattgtctttttttttaaaaaaaataaaaataaaaatttgtggcgacaatttgatttttaatatgAAACTTAAATCATTCACTATTCCAAACTTAGGTCCGCCCTGAACTAAAAACTTGAGAAAGATTTTGTaataattataaaatgaaatcggGATAGGTGATCATAGGAATAGAGTAGAGTTGTCAAATAGTGCTAGATCCGTCGGGCCGCGCCAGCTTGCCGTGACTAATGACGGGCTGCGGCGGGTCCTGTGCCGGTCCACCATACCAGAACTCTTCTTTgcgttaatttaattatcttaaAATACAAATCAAGAAGTTTTACTTAAAAGGAATAGTGGTCGGTACAATATCATGAATATTGTAGGTGAATGACATTATCTCCAAAGGTAAAATCTAATAATTAACAAATCCCTCGATTAATATTTTACTAGGTTAATTACGATTCACAATCTCCTATTTACTCATAAAGATTTGGTTATTTAAATAAAAGGATCTCGAGTTACgctgttttatatatatatatatatatgtgggaGTAGTCCCATGCAGATATACTATTCAGAGAGTATTTTTGAATCATAAAAATTAAGCCAATGGCCAGGCTCATCATAGCCTTCTTTGTTGCTTTTGCCCTCATTTCGGCATCAGGTGATATTTATCTCTTATTTGACTCGATCATATGGTCACGgtcgaataaatatttttattaatatattatatgaatctaatattatatgatttggatttgattcAGGGGTTGCTGATGCATCGAGTCCGATCCCGAGTCTCGGTTTAGGGACGAATAGGATTTGCGTTGATGGTTTGGGGATATGCCGGAATCGAGACGAAGAAGAATGCAAGTATGCGTGTTATAAGAAATGGGAATACTTCAATCCACAGGGGTATTGTCTGGATACCCCTGGATTCCCACCTTTGTGTTATTGCCAGCATTTCTGcgcaaattaaataaataattttgctttttatttcatcataataaatttgtttttatttcatcataataaatttgtttttatttcatcaTTATTTCTTTCCACATCATTTTTTGATGACGCGTTTAATAAATTAAGCAGATTTCATTTTTCCCCGATCGAGATGATATTGCCCAAGTAATTAAAACTAAAAGGGatgttattaattttaattaaaaataacaaaatgataTAATGCGCTTGAATTGGGGGAAGTGAACATTTATAGCATATAGGAACCCAATTCTGACATATTCGAATCAGACAGAATTAATGTCCGAATTATTCTTACgcgaaaaatttaatatatatacatatacaataTTGAACTAGTAATATACTAAGACATGCAAATCTGTCCTACCCAATGTTTTATATAAATTATACATAAAACAATCATACTCTCTTCACGTCAtatctaaaaattttaaaaaatattgtatcTAAGatccattttaaaaaatatttaagggGGAAATTTGAAACCGAATTTATGTTCTGTAATTTGATGGAAGAGGTTCTCGAGGTTGCGTATGGATCGAGAGACGTGGatttaatgaaatatttaagGGGGAAATTTGAGATTAGTACATAGTGGGAAAAAATATACATTtaagatttaaaatatattgttaTATGCATTTATCTAAATAAATCCATAAATTTGTTGTTATGAATTTGAAATCGATATCTTTACATCCATTAATTCAAGTTCAATGGACCTATAGATAAGAATAACTTGGAATGTCTGTGCATAAGTTGAGCGGTGGCTTTTAATTTGTCAATTTCGAATGGGGATCAAATTCTGAGAGGCTTGAAAAATTGGCGGAAAAGTAGttcaatatataataaaaaaatgcgATCAAATTTAGTTTTTACAAATTATGAATAATAACTTATAATAAAGGCCAAATTTTATACATTAATTGGGTGTATTCAACGTgggaaatttattgacttttaatgacttttgtagattttaaaaatctagaggtattcaatcaagactttttcatactctatagaagtcttgtaatattcaaaatagactttcatggtaaatttttcctttttatttttattctctCTCACGTTTGATGTGACTatgaaaaatagtaaaaatcgttttgagtagatctcttgtgagaccgaTTTCGCGAATCTTTAtcggtgagacgggtcaaccctaccgatattcacaataaaaagtgatactattagcataaaaggtaatatttttcattgatgactcaaataaaagatctgtctcacaaaatacgacccgtaaaaccgtctcacacaagtttttactctCTCACTTTTAATagactttaaataaaataac from the Primulina eburnea isolate SZY01 chromosome 3, ASM2296580v1, whole genome shotgun sequence genome contains:
- the LOC140825175 gene encoding serine racemase — its product is MEAKSKVSGAKYAADITSIREAQERISPYAYKTPVLSSETLNSISGRKLYFKCELFQKGGAFKFRGACNAVFSLTDDEAAKGVVTHSSGNHAAALSLAAKLRGIAAHIVIPKNAPRCKVENVMRYGGQIVWSEAAVTSRENVASKVMQDSGAVLIHPYNDGRIMSGQGTVSLEFLEQVPQLDTIIVPVSGGGLISGVAIAAKSINPAIRILAAEPRGADDAARSKEAGRIVTLPETKTIADGLRAFLGDLTWPVVRDLVDDIIIVEDKEIIEAMKLCYEILKVTVEPSGAIVLAAVLSHNFKNNPKWRDCGTIGLILSGGNVDLDVLWKAFS